One Micromonospora sp. WMMD1120 genomic region harbors:
- a CDS encoding response regulator transcription factor produces the protein MIADDDTAIRESLERVLQVEGYETSTVANGLAVLDGVGGVGGDTLDLLILDVMMPRLGGLETCRRLRAAGRDLPVLMLTARDQVSDRVAGLDAGADDYLPKPFATEELLARVRALLRRRAPAGEESPVLSYADVRIDLDRFEAWRGGRPLRLTRTEFSLLEVLVRNATRVLTRDALFEAIWGFDMSATANNLQVYVSYLRRKMEAEGEPRLIYTLRGLGYTLRETPP, from the coding sequence ATGATCGCGGATGATGACACGGCCATCCGCGAGTCGCTGGAGCGGGTTCTCCAGGTCGAGGGTTACGAGACCAGCACCGTCGCCAACGGTCTCGCCGTGCTCGACGGGGTCGGTGGGGTCGGCGGTGACACGCTGGATCTGCTGATCCTCGACGTGATGATGCCCCGCCTCGGCGGGTTGGAGACCTGCCGGCGGTTGCGGGCGGCGGGTCGGGATCTGCCGGTGCTGATGCTGACCGCCCGTGACCAGGTCTCGGACCGGGTCGCGGGGCTGGACGCGGGTGCCGACGACTACCTGCCCAAGCCGTTCGCCACCGAGGAGTTGCTGGCCCGGGTGCGGGCCCTGCTGCGTCGGCGTGCGCCGGCCGGCGAGGAGTCGCCGGTCCTGTCGTACGCCGACGTCCGGATCGATCTTGACAGGTTCGAGGCGTGGCGGGGCGGGCGGCCGCTGCGCCTGACCCGGACCGAGTTCTCTCTCCTGGAGGTCCTCGTGCGCAACGCGACCCGGGTGTTGACCCGCGACGCGCTGTTCGAGGCGATCTGGGGCTTCGACATGAGCGCCACCGCCAACAACCTCCAGGTGTACGTGAGCTACCTGCGCCGCAAGATGGAGGCCGAGGGTGAGCCGCGATTGATCTACACGCTGCGCGGCCTGGGATACACGTTGCGGGAAACTCCTCCGTGA
- a CDS encoding HAMP domain-containing sensor histidine kinase, with protein sequence MSRPAGREPRRLTRWWRRRSLRTRLTVIAATAIAVSVFMAFQVASELLDWQLRDTAEDQLRADSRVLAANAERAALAQVQLPPYPGSGRLVRVILPDGSTRTPAGQPALPPVSEQAGRVAQGGSVDLMESNGIDEDGYLIYTLRAGDGAVQVASVADDSPINQFGFGMLLIGLLCVVGGALVGRTVARTGLAPIDRLTAAAVHVAHTRDLDGRIPDEGGGEIRRLIQSINDMLAALRDSRQAQRLLAEDAAHELKTPLTSLRLNVELLLRLDRRGTLDSALPAESRTRLLNDLGAQVAELSTLAAELTDLARGDVSDEDTELLDLADVVVAAATRARSRVPDIEVALDVTSVWVSGRPAALQRAVLNLIDNAGKWSPADQPVQVRLRAEGASAVLEVDDAGPGIDAADVPRVFDRFYRADSARALPGSGLGLSIVQRVVDAHGGRATVARSGRGGALLRVDLPAAAPPGRITWPTAGS encoded by the coding sequence GTGAGCAGGCCCGCCGGCCGGGAACCGCGCCGGCTGACCCGATGGTGGCGCCGGCGGTCACTGCGGACCAGGCTGACCGTGATCGCGGCGACGGCCATCGCCGTCAGCGTGTTCATGGCCTTCCAGGTGGCCAGCGAGCTGCTGGACTGGCAGTTGCGGGACACCGCCGAGGACCAGCTGCGCGCCGACTCCCGCGTCCTGGCGGCGAACGCCGAGCGCGCCGCTCTGGCGCAGGTCCAGCTACCGCCGTATCCCGGGTCCGGTCGACTGGTGCGGGTCATCCTGCCCGACGGCTCGACCCGGACGCCGGCCGGCCAACCCGCGCTGCCCCCGGTCAGCGAGCAGGCCGGGCGCGTCGCGCAGGGCGGCTCGGTCGACCTGATGGAGTCGAACGGCATCGACGAGGACGGCTACCTCATCTACACGCTCCGGGCGGGCGACGGCGCGGTTCAGGTGGCCAGCGTCGCCGACGACAGCCCGATCAACCAGTTCGGGTTCGGCATGCTGCTGATCGGGCTGCTCTGCGTGGTCGGCGGCGCCCTTGTCGGGCGGACCGTGGCGCGGACCGGGCTGGCACCGATCGACCGACTGACCGCCGCCGCGGTGCATGTCGCGCACACCCGGGATCTCGACGGCCGCATCCCGGATGAGGGCGGTGGGGAGATCCGTCGGCTGATCCAGTCGATCAACGACATGCTCGCCGCGCTGCGGGACTCCCGGCAGGCCCAGCGGCTGCTTGCCGAGGACGCCGCCCACGAGCTCAAGACCCCGCTCACCAGCCTGCGCCTCAACGTCGAGCTGCTGCTGCGGCTCGATCGGCGCGGCACCCTGGACAGCGCACTGCCGGCGGAGAGCCGGACCCGGCTGCTCAACGACCTCGGCGCCCAGGTAGCCGAGTTGAGCACCCTCGCCGCCGAGCTGACCGACCTGGCGCGCGGTGACGTCAGCGACGAAGACACCGAGCTGCTCGACCTCGCCGACGTGGTGGTGGCCGCCGCGACCCGGGCGCGTTCCCGGGTGCCCGACATCGAGGTCGCGCTCGACGTCACCTCCGTGTGGGTGAGCGGCCGTCCCGCTGCGCTCCAACGGGCGGTGCTCAACCTCATCGACAACGCCGGCAAGTGGTCCCCCGCGGACCAACCGGTCCAGGTCCGGCTCCGCGCCGAGGGCGCGTCGGCGGTGCTTGAGGTCGACGACGCCGGACCGGGCATCGACGCCGCCGACGTACCGCGGGTGTTCGACAGGTTCTACCGTGCCGACAGCGCCCGGGCGTTGCCAGGATCCGGTCTCGGGCTGTCGATCGTCCAGCGGGTCGTCGACGCCCACGGCGGCCGGGCCACCGTCGCCCGCTCCGGACGCGGTGGCGCGCTGCTTCGGGTCGACCTTCCGGCTGCGGCCCCGCCCGGTCGAATCACCTGGCCCACCGCAGGGTCATGA
- a CDS encoding DUF1330 domain-containing protein: MTAYVIAHLRDPEQLHPQVLEYMERVQATMDPFSGRFVVHGGPVDVREGSWPGSVVMLEFPSVRNAREWYESAAYQAILPLRANHLEGEVIIVEGVGLDHYSAAMAAELRNAPA, from the coding sequence ATGACCGCCTACGTGATCGCGCATCTGCGTGACCCGGAGCAGCTTCACCCGCAGGTGCTGGAGTACATGGAGCGGGTCCAGGCGACGATGGACCCGTTCTCCGGTCGCTTCGTCGTGCACGGCGGGCCGGTCGACGTCCGCGAGGGTAGCTGGCCCGGGAGCGTCGTGATGCTCGAGTTCCCGTCGGTGCGGAACGCGCGTGAGTGGTACGAGTCGGCGGCCTACCAGGCGATCCTGCCGCTGCGGGCAAACCACCTGGAGGGCGAGGTGATCATCGTCGAGGGCGTCGGGCTCGACCACTACTCGGCCGCGATGGCCGCCGAACTGCGCAACGCTCCCGCGTAG
- a CDS encoding helix-turn-helix domain-containing protein, with product MTSAIAASCPARLLLAPRDGPGYPADLADLLGTSRQNVSNHLACLRGCGLVVAVPEGRRSRYEFADARLSHALGDLLDLVLAVDPAACPSTEAEGCR from the coding sequence TTGACCAGCGCAATTGCCGCCTCCTGCCCAGCCCGGCTCCTGCTTGCACCGCGCGACGGCCCCGGCTATCCGGCAGACCTCGCCGACCTGCTGGGCACGAGCAGGCAGAACGTGTCCAACCACCTGGCCTGTCTGCGCGGCTGCGGCCTGGTCGTCGCCGTGCCCGAGGGCCGACGGTCGCGCTACGAATTCGCCGACGCGCGCCTCTCGCACGCCTTGGGGGATCTCCTCGATCTCGTCCTCGCGGTCGACCCGGCCGCCTGCCCGAGCACCGAGGCCGAGGGCTGCCGCTGA
- a CDS encoding permease → MGSVEVLAAVLVLLIFLRDPLARLLSAPSLATWTTVFVSVMVQAVPFLVFGVLLSAAIAVFVPRSFWARALPKHPALAVPVASAAGVILPGCECGAVPIAGSLIRRGVTPAAALAFLLAAPAINPIVLAATAVAFPNNPEMVLARAVASLVVAMVMGWLWLRLGRTDWIRLPHRPDLDGLRRGEAFWSAVRHDVAHAGGFLVIGAMAAATINVVVPEQWLQTLADQPVLSVLALAALAVLLSICSEADAFVAASLSQFSLTARLAFLVVGPMVDLKLISMQAGIFGRRFAARFAPATFTVAVAVAVTTGMVLL, encoded by the coding sequence ATCGGTTCGGTCGAGGTCCTCGCCGCCGTACTCGTGCTGCTCATCTTCCTGCGCGACCCCCTGGCGAGGCTGCTGTCCGCGCCCTCGCTGGCGACCTGGACGACGGTGTTCGTCTCCGTGATGGTGCAGGCCGTGCCATTCCTCGTCTTCGGTGTGCTGCTGTCCGCCGCCATCGCGGTGTTCGTACCCCGCTCCTTCTGGGCTCGGGCCCTGCCGAAGCACCCGGCCCTCGCCGTCCCGGTCGCCAGCGCCGCCGGGGTGATCCTGCCCGGGTGCGAGTGCGGGGCCGTACCGATCGCAGGCTCTCTGATCCGCCGCGGCGTCACGCCGGCGGCGGCGCTGGCGTTCCTGCTCGCGGCGCCGGCGATCAACCCGATCGTCCTCGCCGCCACCGCTGTGGCCTTCCCCAACAATCCCGAGATGGTCCTCGCCCGCGCTGTCGCCAGCCTCGTCGTCGCCATGGTCATGGGCTGGCTCTGGCTACGCCTGGGCCGCACCGACTGGATCCGACTCCCGCACCGACCCGACCTGGACGGGCTCCGACGCGGGGAAGCGTTCTGGTCCGCCGTACGGCACGACGTGGCCCACGCCGGCGGGTTCCTCGTCATCGGCGCGATGGCCGCCGCCACCATCAACGTCGTCGTCCCCGAACAGTGGCTGCAGACCCTCGCCGACCAGCCGGTGCTCTCCGTGCTCGCCCTGGCCGCGCTCGCCGTCCTGCTGTCCATCTGCTCCGAGGCGGACGCGTTCGTCGCCGCGTCACTGTCACAGTTCTCCCTCACCGCCCGACTGGCCTTCCTGGTGGTCGGCCCGATGGTCGACCTGAAACTCATCTCCATGCAGGCCGGCATCTTCGGCCGACGCTTCGCCGCCCGATTCGCGCCGGCCACCTTCACGGTCGCCGTCGCGGTCGCCGTCACCACCGGGATGGTGCTGCTGTGA
- a CDS encoding MMPL family transporter yields the protein MAVDTAPPGEAPAGRLAGRWVPWLVIGLWVALATVMVPLSGKLSSVTTDRAVDTLPAGAESTRVAVLEDSLPGGEDNTFVFVYHRAGGMTEADRATVERHHDTLTRRYPPKVAAPAGEDDEGPPTRLSTNGRAMMFTLDVSTTYGAPEAIVGPLRDAVEDRPAGLELDVTGPAAIDGDMDAVFDGIDLQVFLTTVIVVTLLLILTYRSPVLWFIPLVVVSAAALMAMATVYLLVRGFGIVVNDQNSALLTILVFGVGTDYALLLIARYREALHHHENVRVAMVHALRGAAPAIVASAATVVAGLLCLLVADLNSTSGLGPIGAAGILCSLVAMLTLFPAVLVVLGRRIFWPAVPRFSTSVEEKPGLWGRLGAAINRRRWVATLGSLGVLGVLALGLAGNTGPLREQDQFLSAPESVTGFTVLRQHFPELGGQPMTIFVRPAYQERVLDVATDTRGVAMSIPGQTSGGWADISVFPTDAPDTVAEYDTIKRVRTAVHAVSGAEAIVGGPSAENLDTEVTTSRDEKLVIPLVLAVVLIVLGLLLRAIVAPLVLMATVVVSFAAAFGGSVFVFDTILGFEGIDYSVPLLAFLFLVALGVDYNIFLASRAREEAVRLGTRDGMRKALSATGGVITSAGLVLAATFAVLVSLPLVMLIEVGFLVAFGVLLDALLVRSVLVPALTLLIGRRMWWPSRLSRPVEPPDGRQSPADDEEPALQR from the coding sequence ATGGCAGTCGACACAGCGCCGCCCGGGGAAGCGCCGGCCGGTCGGTTGGCAGGCCGGTGGGTGCCGTGGTTGGTGATCGGCCTGTGGGTGGCGCTGGCGACGGTCATGGTGCCGTTGAGCGGAAAGCTGAGCTCGGTCACCACCGACAGAGCCGTGGACACGCTGCCGGCCGGTGCCGAATCCACCAGGGTGGCGGTGCTGGAGGACAGTCTCCCCGGCGGTGAGGACAACACGTTCGTCTTCGTGTACCACCGCGCCGGCGGCATGACCGAGGCCGACCGCGCGACTGTCGAGCGCCACCACGACACCCTTACCAGGCGGTACCCGCCGAAGGTGGCGGCCCCGGCCGGCGAGGACGACGAGGGCCCGCCGACGAGACTCTCCACCAACGGCAGGGCGATGATGTTCACCCTCGACGTGAGCACGACCTACGGCGCACCGGAGGCCATCGTCGGCCCGTTGCGGGACGCCGTGGAGGACCGCCCCGCCGGCCTGGAGCTCGACGTGACCGGCCCGGCCGCGATCGACGGCGACATGGACGCCGTCTTCGACGGCATCGACCTGCAGGTCTTCCTCACCACGGTCATCGTCGTCACGCTCCTGCTCATCCTCACCTACCGCAGCCCGGTGTTGTGGTTCATCCCGCTGGTGGTCGTGAGCGCGGCGGCACTGATGGCGATGGCGACCGTCTACCTGCTCGTCAGAGGCTTCGGCATCGTGGTCAACGACCAGAACTCGGCGCTGCTGACGATCCTGGTATTCGGCGTCGGCACGGACTACGCGCTGTTGCTCATCGCTCGGTATCGGGAGGCACTGCACCACCACGAGAACGTCCGGGTTGCGATGGTCCACGCGTTGCGCGGCGCGGCGCCGGCGATCGTCGCCTCCGCGGCCACCGTGGTCGCCGGCCTGCTCTGCCTGCTCGTCGCGGACCTGAACAGCACCAGCGGGCTGGGCCCGATCGGTGCGGCCGGCATTCTGTGCTCGCTGGTGGCCATGCTGACGCTGTTCCCGGCGGTGCTCGTGGTGCTCGGCAGGCGGATCTTCTGGCCGGCCGTCCCGCGGTTCAGCACGAGCGTGGAGGAGAAGCCGGGGCTGTGGGGGCGGCTCGGCGCCGCCATCAACCGCCGCAGGTGGGTGGCGACGCTCGGCTCGCTCGGAGTCCTCGGCGTGCTCGCCCTCGGGCTGGCGGGCAATACCGGCCCCCTGCGGGAGCAGGACCAGTTCCTGTCCGCGCCGGAGTCGGTCACCGGCTTCACCGTTCTCCGCCAACACTTCCCGGAGCTCGGCGGCCAGCCGATGACGATCTTCGTGCGGCCGGCGTACCAGGAGCGGGTGCTCGACGTCGCCACGGACACCCGCGGTGTGGCCATGTCCATCCCGGGTCAAACCAGCGGTGGCTGGGCCGACATCTCCGTGTTCCCGACGGACGCGCCGGACACCGTCGCGGAGTACGACACGATCAAGCGGGTACGCACCGCCGTGCACGCGGTGAGCGGGGCGGAGGCGATCGTCGGCGGGCCGAGTGCGGAGAACCTCGACACCGAGGTGACCACCAGCCGCGACGAGAAGCTGGTGATCCCGCTGGTGCTCGCCGTCGTCCTGATCGTGCTCGGGCTGCTGCTGCGCGCGATAGTGGCCCCGCTGGTCCTGATGGCCACCGTGGTCGTGTCATTCGCCGCGGCATTCGGCGGTAGCGTGTTCGTCTTCGACACGATCCTCGGGTTCGAGGGGATCGACTATTCGGTGCCGCTGCTGGCATTCCTGTTCCTGGTGGCGCTCGGCGTCGACTACAACATCTTCCTGGCCAGTCGTGCCCGGGAGGAGGCCGTACGTCTCGGCACCAGAGACGGCATGCGCAAAGCCCTCTCCGCCACCGGTGGCGTCATCACCTCGGCGGGCCTGGTCCTGGCCGCCACGTTCGCGGTCCTCGTCTCACTTCCGCTGGTGATGCTGATCGAGGTCGGGTTCCTGGTCGCCTTCGGCGTGCTGCTCGACGCCCTGCTGGTGCGGTCGGTCCTGGTGCCCGCCCTCACCCTGCTGATCGGCCGGCGGATGTGGTGGCCGAGCCGACTGTCCCGACCGGTGGAGCCGCCGGACGGGCGACAGTCGCCCGCCGACGACGAGGAGCCCGCGCTGCAACGGTGA
- a CDS encoding universal stress protein has protein sequence MTTKKIIVGYDQSTEARSAASWALDEAARTGAPVEFFYAWEWPTWAPGASMIPAADVWPEGEVERLLRGGLEDVVSAAKLSHPGVHTTISVVHAPAALTLIDRSAEASTIVLGSRGHHAIAALGSLTVAVSAHAHCPVVVVRGVPAPDAPVVVGVDDSDCARLALEFAIEQAAGRGVPLRVIRGGTFAAGLVEERPSVAEQIIQEQSDAVRELLAEWRQKYPDVRATATYLAEHPADALTEAAAGAQLVVVGSRGRGALRGMLLGSVSQHLLHRSPCTVAVVREIPQA, from the coding sequence ATGACCACCAAGAAAATCATCGTCGGTTACGACCAGTCGACCGAGGCTAGGTCCGCGGCGTCCTGGGCGCTGGACGAAGCCGCCCGCACCGGCGCCCCGGTCGAGTTCTTCTACGCCTGGGAATGGCCCACCTGGGCGCCCGGGGCGTCGATGATCCCGGCGGCGGATGTCTGGCCGGAGGGCGAAGTGGAGCGTTTGCTCCGCGGCGGCCTTGAGGATGTGGTGAGCGCGGCGAAGCTGAGCCACCCAGGCGTGCACACCACGATCTCCGTCGTGCACGCACCCGCCGCGCTGACCCTGATCGACCGGTCCGCCGAGGCGAGCACCATCGTGCTGGGCAGCCGTGGCCACCACGCGATCGCCGCGCTGGGGTCGCTGACCGTGGCGGTCAGCGCCCACGCCCACTGCCCGGTCGTCGTGGTACGCGGCGTGCCCGCGCCGGATGCCCCTGTGGTGGTCGGTGTGGACGACTCCGACTGCGCCCGGCTCGCGCTCGAGTTCGCCATCGAGCAGGCCGCCGGACGCGGCGTCCCGCTGCGGGTCATCCGCGGCGGCACCTTCGCCGCCGGCCTGGTCGAGGAACGCCCCAGCGTGGCGGAGCAGATCATCCAGGAGCAGAGCGACGCCGTCCGCGAGCTACTGGCCGAATGGCGGCAGAAGTACCCGGACGTGCGGGCGACAGCGACATACCTGGCCGAGCACCCGGCCGACGCGCTCACCGAGGCGGCCGCCGGAGCGCAACTGGTGGTGGTCGGCAGCCGCGGGCGCGGTGCGCTCCGCGGGATGCTGCTGGGCTCGGTCAGCCAGCACCTGCTGCACCGGTCGCCATGCACGGTGGCGGTGGTCCGGGAAATCCCGCAGGCCTGA
- a CDS encoding TIGR03943 family protein, translated as MNRMAQACIMIFFGAAVLHASVTDLYLRYVKEGLRPFLIAASLLLIAAAVMTLWYDLRPRADVPEDHHDEHTHREPRVAWLLLLPALGLLLVTPPALGSYAAGQAGTALTAQQDYDDDYPPLPAGDPVTTTVFDYAARALFDKGQSIGDRRIQLTGFITPGPDGQPILARMILSCCAADGRPVKLGMAGNAPTGLADDTWIQVTGRYTDRVTRDPVNDEEIPYIDVESWRQVTAPKDPYE; from the coding sequence GTGAACCGGATGGCCCAGGCCTGCATCATGATCTTCTTCGGTGCGGCGGTCCTGCACGCCAGCGTCACCGACCTCTACCTGCGCTACGTCAAGGAAGGGCTGCGCCCGTTCCTCATCGCCGCCAGCCTGCTGCTGATCGCCGCCGCGGTGATGACCCTCTGGTACGACCTACGTCCCCGAGCCGACGTGCCCGAAGATCACCACGACGAGCACACCCACCGCGAACCGCGAGTTGCCTGGCTGCTCCTGCTACCCGCTCTCGGGCTACTGCTGGTGACTCCACCCGCCCTCGGCTCGTACGCCGCCGGCCAGGCGGGCACCGCACTGACCGCTCAGCAGGACTACGACGACGACTACCCTCCCCTGCCCGCCGGTGATCCGGTCACGACCACCGTCTTCGACTACGCCGCCCGAGCGCTGTTCGACAAGGGTCAGTCGATCGGCGACCGCCGGATCCAGCTCACCGGCTTCATCACCCCCGGACCCGACGGACAACCGATCCTCGCCCGCATGATCCTGTCCTGCTGCGCCGCCGACGGCCGACCCGTCAAACTCGGCATGGCCGGCAACGCACCCACCGGCCTGGCGGACGACACCTGGATCCAGGTCACCGGCCGCTACACCGACCGCGTCACCCGTGATCCCGTCAACGACGAAGAGATCCCCTACATCGACGTCGAATCCTGGCGGCAGGTGACCGCTCCCAAGGACCCGTACGAGTAG
- a CDS encoding TIGR03885 family FMN-dependent LLM class oxidoreductase → MAAYGFHASHEQFPPSALLRLVSEAEQVGFTRAMCSDHFAPFGVEQGHSGFAWSWLGAALDRTGLPCGVVNAPGQRYHPAIVAQAAATLSEMFPGRFWLALGSGQALNEHITGQPWPTKTERNARLRECVDVIRALFAGECVTHRGRVTVDRAVLWSRPEHPPPLFAAAVTEATARWAASWADGLITINQGVGQVRRVVEAYRDGGGGGRLVLQVHLSWADDEATALRVAHEQWRSAILGSDLGWELATPAEFAEATAYVRPEDMRAHVLVSADPSRHAQWLREYADLGFDEIHLHHVGRDQDRFLEVFGARVLPELA, encoded by the coding sequence ATGGCGGCCTACGGGTTCCACGCCTCGCACGAGCAGTTCCCGCCCAGCGCGCTGCTGCGTCTCGTCTCAGAGGCCGAGCAGGTCGGATTCACCCGTGCCATGTGTTCGGACCACTTCGCGCCGTTCGGGGTCGAGCAGGGCCACTCGGGGTTCGCCTGGTCCTGGTTGGGTGCCGCGCTGGACCGTACCGGCCTGCCGTGCGGGGTGGTGAACGCGCCCGGTCAGCGGTACCACCCCGCCATCGTCGCCCAGGCTGCCGCCACCCTGTCCGAGATGTTCCCCGGGCGCTTCTGGCTCGCGCTGGGCAGCGGGCAGGCCCTCAACGAACACATCACCGGGCAGCCGTGGCCGACGAAGACGGAGCGAAACGCCCGGCTACGCGAGTGCGTTGACGTCATCCGGGCGCTGTTCGCCGGCGAGTGCGTCACCCACCGGGGGCGGGTCACCGTGGATCGGGCGGTGCTCTGGTCCCGGCCCGAGCACCCGCCGCCGCTGTTCGCGGCCGCTGTCACCGAGGCCACCGCCCGCTGGGCGGCCTCCTGGGCGGACGGGCTGATCACCATCAACCAGGGCGTCGGGCAGGTACGGCGCGTGGTCGAGGCGTACCGCGACGGCGGCGGGGGCGGCCGGCTGGTTCTGCAGGTGCACCTGTCCTGGGCGGACGACGAGGCGACCGCCCTGCGGGTCGCGCACGAGCAGTGGCGCAGCGCCATCCTCGGTAGCGATCTCGGCTGGGAACTGGCCACGCCGGCGGAGTTCGCCGAGGCAACCGCCTACGTCCGCCCGGAGGACATGCGGGCGCACGTGTTGGTCTCCGCCGACCCGAGCCGCCACGCGCAGTGGCTACGGGAGTACGCCGACCTGGGGTTCGACGAGATCCACCTGCACCATGTGGGGCGCGACCAAGACCGGTTCCTGGAGGTCTTCGGCGCTCGCGTCCTGCCGGAGCTGGCATGA
- a CDS encoding FUSC family protein: protein MSWFHSPYRRRLPAAPPGKPRTPNDDERGRGIAAVVCQPVGQPALHASPVGRTREEDELPETEGVKLVKRLGGLIRDNGRGAWHRVRDNLLVAAQAGLAATLSWVVARQLLDNSQPTFAPAAAVGVIAAAMGNRFRRAVELIGGVVLGLVIGDLLIALLDTGPLQTGLIVFLAVSAAAAVRGSGALLVQAGVTGALVATLTPTAPNVELPRTLNALVGGVVGLFVVLVLAPLNPLRAVRRIADPALDRFADEMTAAAGALASGDAAEAEAVLDRMREAEATLDQLLEVVTAADEVVRLSPLRWRRRRALDAYRDGIEHMERAFRNSRGMVRRINTTLRDGEPVPADLPAGVEHFGEAVRLLHREFLATREPVKARERALESVREAGRAYRQGLGFSGAIVASQLRAVASDLLRATGLPRDEARSLVGQAAATDG, encoded by the coding sequence ATGAGCTGGTTCCACAGCCCATACCGGCGGCGACTGCCCGCCGCGCCGCCGGGTAAGCCGCGGACGCCCAACGACGACGAAAGGGGGCGAGGAATTGCCGCCGTCGTTTGTCAACCGGTCGGGCAACCTGCGCTTCACGCCAGCCCCGTTGGCCGAACCCGCGAAGAGGACGAGCTGCCGGAGACGGAGGGGGTGAAGCTGGTGAAACGGCTGGGTGGCCTGATCCGGGACAACGGCCGAGGAGCTTGGCATCGGGTGCGTGACAACCTCCTGGTGGCGGCGCAGGCAGGGTTGGCCGCGACCCTGTCCTGGGTGGTGGCGCGGCAGTTGCTCGACAACTCGCAGCCGACCTTCGCGCCGGCCGCCGCGGTCGGCGTGATAGCCGCCGCGATGGGCAACCGCTTCCGCCGTGCGGTCGAACTGATCGGCGGGGTGGTACTCGGCCTTGTCATCGGCGATCTGCTCATCGCCCTGCTCGATACCGGGCCGCTACAGACGGGACTGATCGTCTTCTTGGCCGTCTCCGCGGCGGCAGCGGTTCGCGGCAGCGGCGCGTTGCTGGTTCAGGCCGGTGTCACCGGGGCACTGGTCGCCACGCTCACCCCCACCGCGCCGAACGTCGAACTGCCACGGACGCTGAACGCGCTGGTCGGTGGCGTGGTCGGCCTCTTCGTGGTGCTGGTGCTGGCACCGCTCAACCCATTGCGGGCGGTCCGCCGGATCGCCGACCCCGCCCTGGACCGCTTCGCCGACGAGATGACCGCCGCGGCCGGCGCCCTCGCCAGCGGCGACGCCGCCGAGGCCGAAGCGGTGCTGGACCGGATGCGCGAAGCCGAAGCAACACTCGATCAACTACTCGAGGTCGTGACGGCGGCGGACGAGGTGGTGCGGCTCTCGCCACTACGATGGCGGCGGCGCCGCGCGCTGGACGCCTACCGGGATGGTATCGAGCACATGGAACGGGCGTTCCGCAACAGCCGCGGCATGGTCCGCCGGATCAACACCACGCTCCGGGACGGAGAGCCGGTACCCGCGGACCTGCCCGCCGGGGTCGAGCACTTCGGGGAGGCCGTCCGCCTGCTGCACCGCGAATTCCTGGCAACCCGGGAACCGGTGAAAGCCAGGGAACGTGCCCTCGAGTCGGTACGCGAGGCAGGCCGCGCCTATCGGCAGGGCCTCGGCTTCTCCGGAGCTATCGTGGCATCCCAGCTTCGCGCCGTCGCCAGCGACCTGCTCCGCGCGACTGGCCTGCCTCGGGACGAGGCTCGTAGCCTGGTCGGTCAGGCAGCCGCCACCGATGGGTGA